A genomic segment from Nicotiana tabacum cultivar K326 chromosome 9, ASM71507v2, whole genome shotgun sequence encodes:
- the LOC107778369 gene encoding ACT domain-containing protein ACR9 isoform X1 yields MGLPTDDAVVIQKGKKPGEPYVITVNCPDKTGLGCDISYTILDFGLYIIKGDVSTDGIWCYVILWVVPHASSPMVRWANLKERLLSVCPSCSVSFYLNQTSPPATSSPAYLLTFCSRDRRGLLHDVTQVLCELELTIQRVKVTTTPDGRVLDLFFITDNLELLHTKERQDETYKQLHAVLGQSFSCELQLAGPQYDNLQCVSSLSPSVAEELFRCELSDNEFCTQALSPVMMNLKRASVTIDNSMSPAHTLLQIGCVDHKGFLYDIMRTLKDCNIQIAYGRFSPVNKGQKELDLFIRQKDGKKIVDPDKQDVFCSRLKVEMLHPLRVIITNRGPDTELLVANPVELSGKGRPRVFYDVTLAMKTLGICIFSAEIGRHCTSDRVWEVYRFLLDENCRFDMLCRNQIVDKVRRTLMGW; encoded by the exons ATGGGATTGCCGACAGACGACGCCGTAGTGATTCAGAAAGGGAAGAAACCTGGTGAACCTTATGTAATTACGGTGAATTGTCCGGATAAAACCGGCCTCGGCTGTGATATTAGCTATACTATTCTCGATTTTGGTCTCTACATTATCAAAGGAG ATGTTTCAACAGATGGGATATGGTGCTATGTGATATTATGGGTGGTTCCTCATGCTTCCTCACCTATGGTAAGGTGGGCGAATTTGAAGGAGCGCCTTCTATCAGTATGCCCGTCATGTTCTGTTTCATTCTATTTGAACCAAACATCTCCGCCTGCCACTTCTTCTCCTGCATACCTGCTGACATTTTGCAGCCGCGACCGAAGAGGATTATTGCATG ATGTTACCCAAGTTCTCTGCGAGCTTGAGCTTACCATCCAAAGGGTAAAGGTGACAACAACTCCAGATGGTCGTGTGCTGGACCTTTTCTTCATAACAGACAACTT GGAGCTCTTACACACAAAAGAGAGGCAAGATGAGACGTACAAGCAGTTGCATGCTGTTCTGGGCCAATCATTTAGTTGTGAGCTTCAGTTAGCAGGCCCACAGTATGACAACCTGCAATGTGTCTCTTCTCTTTCTCCATCAGTTGCTGAGGAACTATTTAGGTGTGAACTATCAGATAATGAATTTTGCACACAGGCTCTTAGCCCAGTTATGATGAATTTGAAGAGGGCTAGTGTGACAATAGATAATTCGATGAGCCCCGCGCATACATTACTTCAGATTGGTTGTGTTGATCACAAGGGTTTTCTTTATGACATTATGCGCACATTGAAAGACTGCAATATTCAG ATTGCTTATGGTCGATTTTCACCAGTTAATAAGGGTCAGAAGGAATTAGACCTTTTTATTCGGCAGAAGGATGGGAAAAAGATTGTGGATCCAGATAAACAAGATGTTTTTTGTTCCCGCTTAAAAGTGGAAATGCTTCATCCTCTACGTGTAATTATCACAAATCGTGGACCAGATACTGAACTTTTGGTTGCTAATCCTGTGGAGCTATCTGGAAAGGGCAGACCACGTGTCTTCTATGACGTTACTCTGGCAATGAAGACCCTAGGGATCTGCATCTTCTCG GCAGAAATTGGAAGGCATTGTACAAGTGATCGCGTGTGGGAGGTTTACAGATTCCTTCTAGACGAAAATTGTAGATTTGACATGTTATGTAGAAATCAGATTGTAGACAAAGTCAGAAGAACATTGATGGGTTGGTGA
- the LOC107778369 gene encoding ACT domain-containing protein ACR9 isoform X2, whose product MGLPTDDAVVIQKGKKPGEPYVITVNCPDKTGLGCDISYTILDFGLYIIKGDGIWCYVILWVVPHASSPMVRWANLKERLLSVCPSCSVSFYLNQTSPPATSSPAYLLTFCSRDRRGLLHDVTQVLCELELTIQRVKVTTTPDGRVLDLFFITDNLELLHTKERQDETYKQLHAVLGQSFSCELQLAGPQYDNLQCVSSLSPSVAEELFRCELSDNEFCTQALSPVMMNLKRASVTIDNSMSPAHTLLQIGCVDHKGFLYDIMRTLKDCNIQIAYGRFSPVNKGQKELDLFIRQKDGKKIVDPDKQDVFCSRLKVEMLHPLRVIITNRGPDTELLVANPVELSGKGRPRVFYDVTLAMKTLGICIFSAEIGRHCTSDRVWEVYRFLLDENCRFDMLCRNQIVDKVRRTLMGW is encoded by the exons ATGGGATTGCCGACAGACGACGCCGTAGTGATTCAGAAAGGGAAGAAACCTGGTGAACCTTATGTAATTACGGTGAATTGTCCGGATAAAACCGGCCTCGGCTGTGATATTAGCTATACTATTCTCGATTTTGGTCTCTACATTATCAAAGGAG ATGGGATATGGTGCTATGTGATATTATGGGTGGTTCCTCATGCTTCCTCACCTATGGTAAGGTGGGCGAATTTGAAGGAGCGCCTTCTATCAGTATGCCCGTCATGTTCTGTTTCATTCTATTTGAACCAAACATCTCCGCCTGCCACTTCTTCTCCTGCATACCTGCTGACATTTTGCAGCCGCGACCGAAGAGGATTATTGCATG ATGTTACCCAAGTTCTCTGCGAGCTTGAGCTTACCATCCAAAGGGTAAAGGTGACAACAACTCCAGATGGTCGTGTGCTGGACCTTTTCTTCATAACAGACAACTT GGAGCTCTTACACACAAAAGAGAGGCAAGATGAGACGTACAAGCAGTTGCATGCTGTTCTGGGCCAATCATTTAGTTGTGAGCTTCAGTTAGCAGGCCCACAGTATGACAACCTGCAATGTGTCTCTTCTCTTTCTCCATCAGTTGCTGAGGAACTATTTAGGTGTGAACTATCAGATAATGAATTTTGCACACAGGCTCTTAGCCCAGTTATGATGAATTTGAAGAGGGCTAGTGTGACAATAGATAATTCGATGAGCCCCGCGCATACATTACTTCAGATTGGTTGTGTTGATCACAAGGGTTTTCTTTATGACATTATGCGCACATTGAAAGACTGCAATATTCAG ATTGCTTATGGTCGATTTTCACCAGTTAATAAGGGTCAGAAGGAATTAGACCTTTTTATTCGGCAGAAGGATGGGAAAAAGATTGTGGATCCAGATAAACAAGATGTTTTTTGTTCCCGCTTAAAAGTGGAAATGCTTCATCCTCTACGTGTAATTATCACAAATCGTGGACCAGATACTGAACTTTTGGTTGCTAATCCTGTGGAGCTATCTGGAAAGGGCAGACCACGTGTCTTCTATGACGTTACTCTGGCAATGAAGACCCTAGGGATCTGCATCTTCTCG GCAGAAATTGGAAGGCATTGTACAAGTGATCGCGTGTGGGAGGTTTACAGATTCCTTCTAGACGAAAATTGTAGATTTGACATGTTATGTAGAAATCAGATTGTAGACAAAGTCAGAAGAACATTGATGGGTTGGTGA
- the LOC107778369 gene encoding ACT domain-containing protein ACR9 isoform X3: MGLPTDDAVVIQKGKKPGEPYVITVNCPDKTGLGCDISYTILDFGLYIIKGDVSTDGIWCYVILWVVPHASSPMVRWANLKERLLSVCPSCSVSFYLNQTSPPATSSPAYLLTFCSRDRRGLLHDVTQVLCELELTIQRVKVTTTPDGRVLDLFFITDNLELLHTKERQDETYKQLHAVLGQSFSCELQLAGPQYDNLQCVSSLSPSVAEELFRCELSDNEFCTQALSPVMMNLKRASVTIDNSMSPAHTLLQIGCVDHKGFLYDIMRTLKDCNIQIAYGRFSPVNKGQKELDLFIRQKDGKKIVDPDKQDVFCSRLKVEMLHPLRVIITNRGPDTELLVANPVELSGKGRPRVFYDVTLAMKTLGICIFSKLEGIVQVIACGRFTDSF, encoded by the exons ATGGGATTGCCGACAGACGACGCCGTAGTGATTCAGAAAGGGAAGAAACCTGGTGAACCTTATGTAATTACGGTGAATTGTCCGGATAAAACCGGCCTCGGCTGTGATATTAGCTATACTATTCTCGATTTTGGTCTCTACATTATCAAAGGAG ATGTTTCAACAGATGGGATATGGTGCTATGTGATATTATGGGTGGTTCCTCATGCTTCCTCACCTATGGTAAGGTGGGCGAATTTGAAGGAGCGCCTTCTATCAGTATGCCCGTCATGTTCTGTTTCATTCTATTTGAACCAAACATCTCCGCCTGCCACTTCTTCTCCTGCATACCTGCTGACATTTTGCAGCCGCGACCGAAGAGGATTATTGCATG ATGTTACCCAAGTTCTCTGCGAGCTTGAGCTTACCATCCAAAGGGTAAAGGTGACAACAACTCCAGATGGTCGTGTGCTGGACCTTTTCTTCATAACAGACAACTT GGAGCTCTTACACACAAAAGAGAGGCAAGATGAGACGTACAAGCAGTTGCATGCTGTTCTGGGCCAATCATTTAGTTGTGAGCTTCAGTTAGCAGGCCCACAGTATGACAACCTGCAATGTGTCTCTTCTCTTTCTCCATCAGTTGCTGAGGAACTATTTAGGTGTGAACTATCAGATAATGAATTTTGCACACAGGCTCTTAGCCCAGTTATGATGAATTTGAAGAGGGCTAGTGTGACAATAGATAATTCGATGAGCCCCGCGCATACATTACTTCAGATTGGTTGTGTTGATCACAAGGGTTTTCTTTATGACATTATGCGCACATTGAAAGACTGCAATATTCAG ATTGCTTATGGTCGATTTTCACCAGTTAATAAGGGTCAGAAGGAATTAGACCTTTTTATTCGGCAGAAGGATGGGAAAAAGATTGTGGATCCAGATAAACAAGATGTTTTTTGTTCCCGCTTAAAAGTGGAAATGCTTCATCCTCTACGTGTAATTATCACAAATCGTGGACCAGATACTGAACTTTTGGTTGCTAATCCTGTGGAGCTATCTGGAAAGGGCAGACCACGTGTCTTCTATGACGTTACTCTGGCAATGAAGACCCTAGGGATCTGCATCTTCTCG AAATTGGAAGGCATTGTACAAGTGATCGCGTGTGGGAGGTTTACAGATTCCTTCTAG